In one window of Episyrphus balteatus chromosome 3, idEpiBalt1.1, whole genome shotgun sequence DNA:
- the LOC129917019 gene encoding ATP synthase mitochondrial F1 complex assembly factor 2-like, whose translation MNTNLNILRNIFLNGKTSFYNVPRRFYAAPKRFYKNTNVLYNDGKYEITLDHRKLKTPKGNPFLLKSEPLAIAVATEFANQKETIAQSSMHLSALCFTSMDNPNHLSKPEMVNYMLNFLPTDTVLYQTEVSLFID comes from the exons ATGAACACTAATCTGAATATCTTGAGAAATATCTTCCTCAATGGAAAAACATCATTCTATAACGTGCCACGAAGGTTTTATG CTGCACCAAAACGTTTCTACAAAAACACAAATGTCCTCTACAACGATGGCAAATATGAAATAACTTTGGATcatcgaaaattaaaaacaccCAAAGGCAATCCGTTTCTATTGAAAAGTGAACCTTTGGCTATTGCCGTTGCCACTGAATTTGCTAATCAAAAAGAAACTATTGCTCAATCGTCAATGCATTTGTCGGCATTGTGTTTTACTTCAATGGATAATCCAAATCATTTGAGCAAACCTGAAATGGTTAATTATATGTTGAACTTTTTACCAACTGATACAGTTTTATATCAAACAGAGGtaagtttatttattgattga